In Miscanthus floridulus cultivar M001 chromosome 8, ASM1932011v1, whole genome shotgun sequence, the sequence AATGATCCCGGATTTTGCCACAGCACAGGGGAATTGGGAGGACGGTGGAAGTTATTTGAATTATTCCACATTAACTGGTGACCACGGACAGGACCGCTTCCACTTCTTGAAAATCCCATAGCTGCAAAAATTGGTACACATGCAGTCATGCAGGGTACAGTTAAATAACATACATTAATTGATCAACTTTTGACAGTTAGCTGTCACAATCCTGATAGACCAAACAGCTTTATTACAAAACACATGCTTAAGGAATGGAAATGAGAGAGAATGGGGTCAAAAATAAAAATGGAGATTAGGATGTCCAAATTTACAAACTTACCTCCTTCACCGGCACGATCAAATGAGTGCCCACTGAGGTTACCAGAACCCACTTTATGAAGATGTCTGCTTTCAACTGCTTCAGCTGTTCTCGAGTTGCTATTGACACCAACTGGTGCCATCGGGTTTAGATTGTAAGGGGTGCCGTTATTTGCTCCATTGTGAACTTCAGGaagggaatggggatgaagagcACCCATGCCTTGAAAACCATAATTCATATGCCCATTCATCCGACTAAGTGAGTGGCTGAGCTCACCAAGGGAAGCCTGATTACTATGAGTTGCAGCAGATGCAATTCCAATGGGAGAGGACAGGCTCTGTGGTATGGTAGACGATAGACCCGGAAAAGAAGCCTCTCTGAACGGGCTCATTGATGTGAGAAGTCCAGAATGCAAACCATGAATACTCCCATTTTCACGGCCAGAAGATGTCATTGCTGCCAtattagatgaaccttgaagAATAATCCTCCATGTCAGGAAATGCAGCTATTGACATGACATACAATAAAGATGAAAAAATAAACATCATACCCAATGAAGCCAATGGAGGGCTATTTGTGCTTGGACTGCCCAGTTTGCATACACCAAATTCTTCCTGCCCCAACTCTTTGGACATGTGCTGTGTTAAACTGTTATAAAACAACATTAAAATCAATGTTAGAACAGTGATTAAAACCTATGTGTTTACACCACCATGTTCAAAAGTTTGTACGATAGAATCAAAATTAGAATGCTGCATCACATAATAATTGCTCTTTTTCTGGATGAATTAAATAACTAACATACTAAGTATATATCAATACACCTAAATACGATACAAAGAATTAGGAATATAATATGAAAGAATAAACAAAAATATGTTTTGTTTAGGACATGAGAGCCCATACACAGAAATAAACAAACAAAGATTAAGTAACTATCTATACATGACATAAAAACAGTGCAATGTTTACAGCTCCAGGAAGAGTTTTTCCACttgagaaaagaaaataaaaatcagAGCATAAAACTAATGTGCATACTATCCACAGGTACCGTCATATAGAATAAGTGATACCACTATATACCAGTGATGCCTAAGCAAGAATCATTCAGCTTGCTAAATAATAACCTAAGGTTCACTAAAGCTGTGATCAAATGATCAACGATTAAATACGGAGTGTCCAAAAGTAATAAAGGAAGTATTGCTGATGAAATACGAGAAGGGACAGCAAGATTAACATTTCAAATACATACCGTCTAGCAGCACTCAGACGGCCAGTCTCCAATTTTATTTTCTTGCCAGCAAGATCACTCCTGTTTAAAGCACGAACTGCACCTTCGGCTGCTCTGACGTCGTAAAATTCTATAATTTTGTGATGGCCCTTTTGCGGTGCATCACGAATCTGCAATTAATTTAAGACATTACAGTCCTAGTTATAATGTAGTAGTAGGTAGTTAATGTAAGAGCATAGCATACCTCTTTTATTTCACCATAGTCGCTCAATATCTGATGGATATCATTATTTGTTACAGACGGGTCAACATTAAATACAACAAGCATCCCCTGGTTAATATCCTTCTCCGAAGGATTGTCCTAAAGGGAAAAAAGGTGGCAATTAGCACAAGCACTACACAAGACTAAAAACTGCAAACTACATACACACTGGCATCCTTGGGCAAAATATGTCTACAAATCAAGCCAGTAAGACAGAGAGTTGTGAATACCTTCGGAATGGAATAATGTATGTCAAGTTTTCTACGTCTGAGTGGCTTGTTTTGAAGTGCCCTCATGGCATTCCATGCCGATCTTATGTCATAGTAAGATATCATCACAAAACCACGATGTTTGCAGGCAGTGTAAAGGTTGCTGATTTCTCCATAATGCTGTGGgtaaagagtaaatgattttcaGAAACAAATGTTCTGTACAAAAACAATAGGTTTGAGCAGAAAACGGCAAAAAGCAACATGCCTCAAATAGGAGCCTTAATTCAGAATCCTCAACATTGCTATTAATGTTTCGGACGAAAAGAGTTCTTGAAGGGTGTTCCCCATATGGATGTTCACCATTCATTGTGCCATTGAGCGACCCAAGACCATCATTAGCTCCACCATTAGTttctgtattttttttattttcatcgGTTTCCAGTTCCATCCCGCCTCCAGTGTAGAATATATCATCATCGACATCATCACCATTGTTAGCATGGGCTGTGTACCCAACATCAAGAACACCTGATAGTAAGTCATCATCATCAGGAAGTATGTTTCCTATTATTTGCGCTTCGATTTCCTCCGTTAACTCAAAGGGTTCATCATCTACATGAGTTGGATCAACCTTTTCAACTGGCTGACGTAGAAGCACATCCTTGGATCTCAGTCCCACTACAGATTGAAGCATAAAATTGGTTAGGAAGCAATAAATAGGAACAGTATATTGCTTACTACAATAGCAATGATTTAATCGGAGTGTCTGACTGCACAAATCTTGCAAAAGATGTGACTGAAAATAAAAGGATAACGACACCAAACTAAAGTGAAAGGATTCTTAGGCCAAAGAAAAAATAAAGCAGGTAGATTCCTTCGAAAATAAGATGCAAAAATGCTAAAAAAAAGATGaaagtttttttatttgttcTTCCTTTAAAACTCATTGATATTCTTTGTTGTACTTTTTATTCCTTTCTATTGATTTCAAGGTGCACCCATACACAATACATGCTATGGAATATGTGATACAGTTCAATGCATTTTCTATGATGAAGAGAATGGTTCTCATGGTTCAGGCTCACTGCACAGTACAATCAATCGCTCTAATTAAGATGATGAAAGTGCCAGAGTAAACTGTCTCACATTTTCTGTCAAAAATTTCTGACAGGGAGCTTGAGAAAAGCCCATTCTCATTGTAGGACTCATTTGGATTAGTCCTCCTTCCGTCGGGAAATAAAGATGAATCAGATTGGAGGTTAGGGTCTTGATCAGCTCTCCACAGAGATGGTGGCAAGTTAACATGTCTCTCTTGACCAAAAGTCTTGTGCTCAAGGCTAAATGCAGTCTTCTGGTCTCTCAGCCTGTATGGTTGTGGATCTATCCGAGCCACAGTTTTTGTCCCAATGGGTTGGGGCTTTTCAATTGGAGAAGATGCAACTGACTTGCTTCCTGACAACAATAGAAACATCTTGTTTTGAGAAGACATCTTGATAATGAACAACAAAATGCATGAGGCATTGTGATAACAAAGAGAGAGTATGACACGAGCGCCAAAGAAATAAAAAGGAATAATAAGGTAGAAACTAGCAGCAACCGATTGTTTATCAAAGGATAACCTGGACATCAAATATGTCAAAAATCCTTTGCAAACCAAGGTGAACACAAAACAATGGCTTCACTTAACTACAGAAACAACAAATGAAAAGTGCAATAAATCATGTCCACCACAACGACAACATATACAAAGCCTTGAAGTTAGGGTAAGCTAAAATCATATTCATCCCATGGAAACAAATTATTTATGTTATTTAGTCATGCATAAAATGTTGTGACTCGTTAAATGCACAAAATGCCCCCCAATAACACGTGAATTTTTGCAGCCAAAAGGCATCCTTTGCATGGAAATGAGCAAAAAGCTAAGGGAGATTGAATCAAATTCAGTACTCACCAATGTGATGCAACGACTCCTGCTTCCAAAATCCGACCTGCCTCTGCAAAGATATAAAAAAAAATTAGTGCATGTTATAGTCAAGACTCAAGAAAGATGATCAAGTGACAAAATGATAGGTGTCAAACATGAACTAAAACAATAAAGACATCACTGGCCTTAGCATAAATAAACTAACAAAAACAGAAAAACAATAACTGGGGTAACAATTCTGCAATTGCAGATAATTACCTCTGTGGGAAGGCGAAGCTGCTCCTCAGAGAAGGAGGACGCAGCCAGGGTTTGATTGCTGAACTGGGGGAGGTGGCGCCTCGGATCCATGACTTGAGATGGCATCCTGCAGGCGTCCAGACCATATAACGTGTTAGGCACAAACCTTGACAACAGCACCGTACCTCAATTGCCCGGGATCAAGGCAAAATTGATAAAATTTTGCGGAAAAGATGAAGCGTCGAGGGGGTAAACATGACGAATCAGAGCAATTTTACGCGCAGAAATATGTGCATCCATGACAACGGAGCCATAGGGCAGCAGAGAAAAAAGCGGAATTTAGTTCGTGTGAGCTTCCAAAGTCAACATTTCTGAATCAGAACCAGTAGATTTGACAAATCCGAGTACGAATCCCACAAAACTTGTGAGAGAAATGTTTAATTCCCCCAATAAAACAGCACAGAAGATGTGGAATTTAATGCGCCTCGGGCTCTACGAGCTCCAAACAAGCAAGTCCCTTGTGATCAAAGGTAACCATCAAAACAAAACGAGGAATTCCGCGGAGCATAGCCGAAATTAATTGTCAGCCCCCGAATTCAAGCTCAGATCACATACAGCAAGCAAGGGCACCCACAAAACAAAGCAAGCAAGGATACGAGGAGAGCTCCCCACAATTCCCAAAATTGAAACATCCCCCAGAAAAAACAGCAACGGGAAGCGAGTGGGGGCTCACCAGATCGGCGCTTgctgccacctcctcctcctcagagctCCGAAATGGTGCCGAATTCGCGGGCAGCAGCAGCACGGGTGGATCACGCGGCCTGACGGTCGACCGGGGACCCCAATGCGACGCCGGGGCCGCGCAGCCCTGGCCGCGGGAGCGAAGGAGAAAGCTACGGACACCTACCTAACCCTAGAGCGACGCGACACCAGCGACGACGACGGCTCGCCCCCGGCCGCTGGCCCCCATTCCGGCGCCCGCCCCCGTCCCCCTGCTCCGCCCCCTTGTGGTGTGCCCGCCAGATTTCTTCGCCGGAAGCTTTGCTGGCTCCGGCGAGGGGTCCCcggcgaggaggaggtggtgggtgGTGAGACGAAGCGGAGACGCGGGCCTCAGGGACAGGGGAGAACAGCAACTACCAACCCAAACGC encodes:
- the LOC136477413 gene encoding protein MEI2-like 4 isoform X1; translation: MPSQVMDPRRHLPQFSNQTLAASSFSEEQLRLPTERQVGFWKQESLHHIGSKSVASSPIEKPQPIGTKTVARIDPQPYRLRDQKTAFSLEHKTFGQERHVNLPPSLWRADQDPNLQSDSSLFPDGRRTNPNESYNENGLFSSSLSEIFDRKLGLRSKDVLLRQPVEKVDPTHVDDEPFELTEEIEAQIIGNILPDDDDLLSGVLDVGYTAHANNGDDVDDDIFYTGGGMELETDENKKNTETNGGANDGLGSLNGTMNGEHPYGEHPSRTLFVRNINSNVEDSELRLLFEHYGEISNLYTACKHRGFVMISYYDIRSAWNAMRALQNKPLRRRKLDIHYSIPKDNPSEKDINQGMLVVFNVDPSVTNNDIHQILSDYGEIKEIRDAPQKGHHKIIEFYDVRAAEGAVRALNRSDLAGKKIKLETGRLSAARRLTQHMSKELGQEEFGVCKLGSPSTNSPPLASLGSSNMAAMTSSGRENGSIHGLHSGLLTSMSPFREASFPGLSSTIPQSLSSPIGIASAATHSNQASLGELSHSLSRMNGHMNYGFQGMGALHPHSLPEVHNGANNGTPYNLNPMAPVGVNSNSRTAEAVESRHLHKVGSGNLSGHSFDRAGEGAMGFSRSGSGPVRGHQLMWNNSNNFHRPPNSPVLWQNPGSFVNNVPSRPPAQMHGVPRAPSHMIENVLPMHHHHVGSAPAINPSLWDRRHGYAGELTEASSFHPGSVGSMGFPGSPQLHGLELNSIFSHTGGNRMDPTVSSAQISAPSPQQRGPIFHVRNPMVPLPSFDSPGERMRSRRNDSGANQSDNKRQYELDVDRIMRGEDSRTTLMIKNIPNKYTSKMLLAAIDESHKGTYDFIYLPIDFKNKCNVGYAFINMTNPQHIIPFYQTFNGKKWEKFNSEKVASLAYARIQGKTALIAHFQNSSLMNEDKRCRPILFHSEGPNAGDQEPFPMGTNIRARSGRSRTSSGEENHHDIQTVLTNGDTSSNGADASGPTKDTE
- the LOC136477413 gene encoding protein MEI2-like 4 isoform X2, producing the protein MPSQVMDPRRHLPQFSNQTLAASSFSEEQLRLPTERQVGFWKQESLHHIGSKSVASSPIEKPQPIGTKTVARIDPQPYRLRDQKTAFSLEHKTFGQERHVNLPPSLWRADQDPNLQSDSSLFPDGRRTNPNESYNENGLFSSSLSEIFDRKLGLRSKDVLLRQPVEKVDPTHVDDEPFELTEEIEAQIIGNILPDDDDLLSGVLDVGYTAHANNGDDVDDDIFYTGGGMELETDENKKNTETNGGANDGLGSLNGTMNGEHPYGEHPSRTLFVRNINSNVEDSELRLLFEHYGEISNLYTACKHRGFVMISYYDIRSAWNAMRALQNKPLRRRKLDIHYSIPKDNPSEKDINQGMLVVFNVDPSVTNNDIHQILSDYGEIKEIRDAPQKGHHKIIEFYDVRAAEGAVRALNRSDLAGKKIKLETGRLSAARRLTQHMSKELGQEEFGVCKLGSPSTNSPPLASLGSSNMAAMTSSGRENGSIHGLHSGLLTSMSPFREASFPGLSSTIPQSLSSPIGIASAATHSNQASLGELSHSLSRMNGHMNYGFQGMGALHPHSLPEVHNGANNGTPYNLNPMAPVGVNSNSRTAEAVESRHLHKVGSGNLSGHSFDRAGEGAMGFSRSGSGPVRGHQLMWNNSNNFHRPPNSPVLWQNPGSFVNNVPSRPPAQMHGVPRAPSHMIENVLPMHHHHVGSAPAINPSLWDRRHGYAGELTEASSFHPGSVGSMGFPGSPQLHGLELNSIFSHTGGNRMDPTVSSAQISAPSPQQRGPIFHYELDVDRIMRGEDSRTTLMIKNIPNKYTSKMLLAAIDESHKGTYDFIYLPIDFKNKCNVGYAFINMTNPQHIIPFYQTFNGKKWEKFNSEKVASLAYARIQGKTALIAHFQNSSLMNEDKRCRPILFHSEGPNAGDQEPFPMGTNIRARSGRSRTSSGEENHHDIQTVLTNGDTSSNGADASGPTKDTE